Part of the Thauera sedimentorum genome, GTGCGCGAAGGCTTTGCGCTGGCCGGGGTGATGCTCGCCGCGGCCCTGCCGTCCATGCTGGCGGCCGACGAAGTGGCGGGCCTGGCGCGCCTGGCCTGGCTGTTTCCGCTGCTGCTCGCCCTGTTTGCCGGCTGGACCCTGCTGCGCGCGCCGCGCGCACCCCGCCAGCCTGCGCGCCAGGCGCTGTGGGCCGGGCTGGCGGCCGCGCTCGCGCACCGGCCGTTCCGTCGCCTGCTCACGGTGTTCGCGGCCAATGGCATCGCCGCGGCGATCCCCTCGGTGTGCGTGCTGTTCTTCGTCGCCGACGTGCTGCAGGCGGAGTCCTCTGCCGGCCTGTTCCTGGTGATCTACTTCGCCGCCGGCGCGGCCAGCCTGCCCGCGTGGGTGGCGCTCGCCGCGCGTGTCGGCAAGCGGCGCGCCTGGGGCGCGGCCATGGTGCTGGCGATGGCGGTGTTCGTCTGGGCCTGGACCCTGGAGGGCGGGCAGACCGTCGCCTTCGCGCTGATCTGCCTGTTGTCCGGCGCGGCACTCGGTGCGGACCTCGCCCTGCCGCCGGCCATGCTGGCCGACCAGCTGGCGCGCTATGCCGGGCGCGGCGCTTCGCCCGCGGGGGCGTGGTTCGGCTGGTGGAACCTGGTCACCAAGGCCAACCTGGCGCTCGCCGCCGGGCTGGCGCTGCCGCTGCTCGGCTGGCTGGGCTATGAACCCGGCGCGCGCGACGCCGCCGCGCTGGGCGCGCTGGCGGCGGTGTATGCCCTGCTGCCGGTGGTGCTCAAGGGCGGCGCGCTGGCCCTGCTGCTCGCCTGGCGCGGTGAACTGGAATCCGAGGGAGAAATGCGATGAGACGACTGCTGGCGATGTTCGCGCTGCTGGCCGCCCTGAGCGGCTGCGCGACGGTGGAGGTGGGAGAGTACGCAATGGAGAAGCCGACGCTCGATCTGCGCGAGTATTTCAACGGCACCCTGGACGCCCATGGCATCTTCCAGGACCGCAAGGGCCGGGTGGTGAAGCGCTTCCATGTGC contains:
- a CDS encoding MFS transporter; amino-acid sequence: MSGRLALALDAPTRGGLLAYGALGLPLAFAALPIYVHVPKLYADGLGLPLAAVGAVLLAVRVVDGLTDPLLGWASDRWASRPQWVIGALPALALGLMALLAPPAGAGLAWLALALVAVTLAWSAASIAYHAWGAELQASTHERTRITAVREGFALAGVMLAAALPSMLAADEVAGLARLAWLFPLLLALFAGWTLLRAPRAPRQPARQALWAGLAAALAHRPFRRLLTVFAANGIAAAIPSVCVLFFVADVLQAESSAGLFLVIYFAAGAASLPAWVALAARVGKRRAWGAAMVLAMAVFVWAWTLEGGQTVAFALICLLSGAALGADLALPPAMLADQLARYAGRGASPAGAWFGWWNLVTKANLALAAGLALPLLGWLGYEPGARDAAALGALAAVYALLPVVLKGGALALLLAWRGELESEGEMR